CGTGCAGATTGCTATCGCGCAGATACAGCCCGCCCCACAGCACCAGGCCGAGATAGAGCCCGAACAGCGTGTGGGTGAACAGCGGACTGCCGATCCGCATATGGGAGGCGACCGCGCCGCCGAGATAGCCGGTGAGCAGGATCGCGCCGAGGATCGAGGTCGGCGGCACGGAGTAGAGCAATGTGCAGACGATGGTGATGAGGCCGAGGCTGCGCGCCAGCGTCTCGCTCGCACCAAAGCCCATCTTGTCCATCGTGTCCGTGACGACCGGCCACGGCACCAGCTTGATCGCGCCGTCGAACAGCAGGAAGACGATGACAAGGCCGCTCATGATGCGGCCAGTGATGCGCGCAGGCTTTGAGACTTCGATCTCCGCATTCGTCGACATGGCTGGCTCCGCAAGGCTTGGTGATGCTCTGCCATCATGACGAACGGCTGGGTGCGGGGCCGACAGAGATGGCGAAGATTTTTCAAGAGCGGGGATGAGATGAGATTAAATGGCAACCGCGAATGAGCTGCGTTCCCTCTCCCGCTTGCGGGTCGCGACGAGCAGAGCTCGCGCTCAGAGGGCTGGGGTGGGGGTCTCACCGCGAGTCACATTGTGGGAATAGCCCCCACCCGGATCGTATCTTTGATGCGATCCGACCTCCCCCTCACTGCAAACTCGCCGATCTTCCTCAACCTCGCCCCGCTTGCGGGGAGAGGTCGCCGCGCCTTGCGCGGCGGGTGAGGGGGTCAGGTCTCTCCACATCCGGAGCTCGTGGAAGCAGCCCCTCACCCCAACCTCTCCCCGTGAAGAACGGGGAGAGGGAGCGGAGAGAGTGCGCCAAGCGGGAGAGGTGCAGCGAGACTGTGGCTGCGCTATTGCTGACGACTACTTCGCCTCCGCGCTGCGCGGCTGGCTGTCGCGCATCAGGCGGTCGATATGCATGCGGATGTGGGCGGCTTCCGCGGTCGTGTTGGCGAGCGCGATGGCGCGGTCGAAGGCGACGCGGGCCTCGCCGTTGCGGCCGAGCTGCATCAGGAAGGCGCCGCGCACGCCGAAATAATGGAAATAGTTGGACAGCCGCGGCGCCAAGGGCTCGATCATCTCGAGGGCGGCTTCGGCTCCCTTCACCTTGGAGACGGCCACCGCGCGGTTGAGCGTCACCACCGGAGAGGGCTGCATGACCTCGAGCGCGCCGTAAAGCAGATCGATCTGCGTCCAGTCGGTATCCTCAGGCGTCCCGGCGCGGGCGTGAAGTGCCGCGATCGCCGCCTGCACCTGATACGGTCCGCTCCGGCGGTGGCGCATCGCCTTGTCGATCAGCGCTAGGCCCTCGGCGATCAGCTCCTGATTCCACAGGCTGCGGTCCTGGTCGTCGAGCAGGATCACCTGGCCGTCGGCATCGAAACGCGCCGCCGCGCGGGCGTGCTGCAGCAGCAACAGCGCCGTCAGCCCCATGATCTCCGGCTCGCTCTGGAACAGGCGGAGCAGCAGGCGGGCAAGCCGAATCGCCTCCTCGCACAGCGGCGAGCGGATGTCGGCGGTATCGCCGCCGGCGGAATAGCCCTCGTTGAAGATCAGGTAGATCATCGCGGCAACGGCGGCGAGCCGCTCGCTGCGCTCGACCGCGCCCGGGGTCTCGAACGGCACCTTGGCATCGGCGACGCGTGCCTTGGCCCGCGTGATGCGCTGCTCCATCGCGGCCTCAGAGACCAGGAAGGCGCGCGCGATCTGCTTGACGGTCAGGCCGGAGACGATGCGCAAGGCGAGTGCGATCTGCTGCGTCGCCGGCAGGTCCTTGTGGCAGCAGATGAACAGCAGCCGCAGGATGTCGTCGCGATAATGCGAGCCGTCGAGCCGTTCGGCAATCTCGTCCTCGGCGTCGTCGAGATCGGAGATCGTCTGGTCATCCTCGGGCAACGGCTCCTGCTTGCGGTTGCGCCTGATATCGTCGATCACGACGTTGCGGCCGACCATGATCAGCCACGCCGCGGGATCGCGCGGTGGTCCGTTCTGCGGCCAGCTCTTCAGCGCCCGCAGGCAGGCGTTTTGGAAAGCCTCCTCGGCGGTGTCGAGATTGCGGAAATAGCGCAGCAACGCGCCGACCGCCTGGGGACGCGCAGACGTCAGCGCGGCATCGATCCAGGCGGTATCGGTCACGACTTGACACTCCCCGGCTTGAAGACGCCGACCGGACGGATCTCATAGGTGCCGCCTGGATTGGCCGCGCCGAGATCGCGGGCGACGTCGAGCGCCTCGTCGAGGTTCTTGCAGTCGACGACGTAGAAGCCGAGCAGCTGCTCCTTGGTCTCGGCGAACGGGCCGTCCAGCACCAGCGGCGGATCATCCTTGCGCAGCGTGGTCGCGGCCGTGGTCGGCAGCAGGCGCGCCACCGGGCCGAGCCGGCCCTGCTTGGCGAGCTTGTCCTGCACCACGGATAGTTTCTGCATGACGGCGGCGTCGTGCTCCTTGCTCCAGGAGCCGACCATGTCTTCGTCGTGGTAGCAGAGAATGGCGTACAGCATCGAAAGGGTATCTCCGTTCATTCCAAGAACGAACGATTATGCCCGTTGCCGACAGGGGGACGGAAGAAATTTTGCTGCGGGTTCCGACGCCTACGATCCGATATGGCCGATCTCGGCAGATGGAGATGACGGCAGGTGAAGACGGCGGTGCAGGCGCTGCAGATGCAAAGGATGGCGACGAGGCTTTGAGGTCGCGGCAATCGCGCGCCGGACCATCGCTGCGACGATCGCGGCATTCCGGTTACCAGTAGACGCCGTAGCGGGCGGCGATCCGGCGCGGTGGTCATGACCGCCGGCTGAGGCGTGTCGTTGGTCGCAAGCACGAGGCTACGGTTCTGGCCGGGCCGAGACGGAGACGAGCACGAAGGCGGCCATCAGGAACAGTTTGCGCATGGAAGTTGTCCCCTGTTGATGGCAGGAGACTAGGGTCGCGGGTCGGCCCGCTCTGTGACGTATATCACGCTGATGTTGGAGGTATCTGGATGAGGAAAGGCGCGCTCGCGCTGCTGGTGAACGGCGGCACGGAAAACTGGTCGCCGGCGCGCTGGAAGGCGCGGTTCGACGCGGTCTGCCCCGACCGCCGCGTGGTGCTGCTGCCTGACCCGGCGCTCGATCCGGCCGAAGTGCACTATGCCGCGGTGTGGAAGCCGAAGCCCGGCGAGCTGGCCGCGTTCGGCAATCTGCGCGTCATCTTCAATCTCGGCGCCGGCGTCGATGCGCTGATGGCCGACCGCTCGCTGCCCGACGTGCCGCTGGTGCGGGTCGCGGTCGGCGACCTCACCGACCGCATGACCGAATACGTCGTGCTGCATGTGCTGATGCACCACCGGCAGGAGCTGTACCTGCGCGAGTCGCAGCGACTGAAGCGCTGGGCGCCGAAATACCAATGGGCGGCGGGCGCGCTCACCGTCGGCATCATGGGGCTCGGCACGCTTGGCGCCGCCTCGGCGCACGCGCTCCGCGCGCTGGGCTTCCGCGTGGTCGGCTGGAGCCGCAGCGAGAAGCGGATCGAGGGCATCACCTGCTTCCACGGCCCCGACGGGCTGGATGCATTGCTGCGCCAGACCAACATCTTGGTCTGCCTGCTGCCGCTGACGCCGGAGACGCGACACATCCTCAACCGCGAGGTGTTCGCGAAGCTGAACCGGGATAGCCCGCTCGGCGCGCCCGTGATCATCAATGCCGGCCGCGGCGGCCTGCAGAACGAGGCGGACATCCTGCGCGCGCTCGACGACGGCACACTGGGCGCGGCCTCGCTCGACGTCTACGAGACCGAGCCACTGCCCGAGGCGAGCCCGTTCTGGAGCCATCCGAAGGTGGTGCTGACGCCGCACAATGCCGCCGACACCGACGCCGACGAGATCTCGAAATACGTCGCGCAGCAGATCGCGCGCTTCGAGGCCGGCGGCGAACTCGAAAACCTCGTGGATCGCAAGCGGGGGTATTGACCCGCTCGCGCGAACGCCGAGACCAGCGGCGCGGGCGAGCGAGCTAGGACGGCTTGCGCGCGATGGTGACGTGTGTTGCGTTCGGGCTCGCGACACGCGAGACAACCGCATAACCCAAGCCGGGCAGGTCGAGCCCCGAGAACAGGTGCGACGCGAGAGAAATTCGCGGCTTCTATTTGGCCCCGCACATCACGTCGATGGCCCCCTGCACGATCGCTTCCAGCTCCTTGCGCGGCACGCGGGCGCGGGCGCGGATCGCGATGGTGTGGATGGTGGCGGATGCGAGATGAGCCAGTGCAGCCGCGTCGGCCGTATCCGGCAACTCGCCGCGCTCCTTGGCGAAGCGGAAGCAGATCGAAAACGCCTTGTCGAGCTCGGTGAAGCCTTCCAGCACCATGGCGCGGATATCAGGATCCGCCACCGCTTCGGAGGCGGCGGTCATCACCGTGAAGCAGCCGCGCGGCGATTCCCCTTCCGTGTAGATGTCGAGCGCGATGGCGTAGATCCGCGCCAGCCGCTCCCTGAGCGGTGCCTCGGCGCGGAAGATGTCGACCATCGCGGCGCGCGCGTCGTCGCGATAGCGCTGGTAGCTCTTGATGTAGAGCTCGCGCTTGTCGCCGAACGCGCTGTAGAGGCTCGGCCGGTTCATTCCGGTGGCGGCGCTGAGATCGTCGAGCGACGTCGCGGCGAAGCCGTCTCGCCTGAACAGATCGAGCGCCTTGCCGAGCGCGACGTCGGGCACGTAGGCGCGCGGCCGCCCGCGCCGTTTCGGTGCTATCGGCGCATCGATCTTGGCAGCAGATGGCGGCTTCCTATTTTTTTGTACCATTTTGCATTAAATTCCTTGACGCCTCCGATATTATTCGAGACAGTACAAAAATCAACACGGCCGGAATATCCGCGCCCAGCACCGCCAAGGAGGCACCCATGGACCTTTATTTCTCGCCGCTCGCCTGCTCGATGGCGACCCGCGTTGCGCTCTACGAGGCAGACCAGCCGGCCAACTATCTCGAGGTCGATCCCAAGACCAAGCAGGTGCGCAACGACGGCTCCGACTTCAACAAGGTCAACCCGCTCGGGCTGGTGCCGGCGCTGCGCACCGACGACGGCGTGGTGCTGACCGAGAACGCGGCGATCCTGCAATATGTCGCAGACCGCTTTCCGCAGGCGGGTATCGGCACGACATCGAATGCCGAGCGTTCGCGGCTGCATCAGTGGCTGTGCTTCATCGGCACCGAACTGCACAAGGGCCTGTTCCTGCCGCTGCTCGACAAGAAGGCGCCGCCGGAGGCGAAGGCCTATGCGCTGGAGAAATACACCTCGCGGCTCGATTATCTCGAGGATCACCTGAAAGGCCGCGACTATCTGCTCGACCATTTCAGCGTCGCCGACGCCTATCTCGTCACCGTCATCAACTGGACCATGGCGACGCCGCCGATCGAGCTCGCGAAGTGGCCGGCGCTGAAGGCCTATTACGAGCGTCTGCGCACGCGGCCCTCGGTCGCAAAGGCGATCGCGGAGGAGTTCGAGCTCTACAAGGCCGAGATCGCCCGCCACAAGGCTGCGGCGTAGGGCGGTCTCTCACCATGCGTCGTCCCGGCGAAGGTCGGGACCCATACGCCGCGGCCCCTCGATTTTGGGCGGTTGGAGTCGATACCTCGCGCACCAATCAGCGACGGTGGTTATGGGTCCCGGCCTTCGCCGGGACGACAACTAAAACGGCTCCTGCCCCAATCCCGGCACATCGGCCGGGCGCGGCCCCGGGGCGGGCCAGTGGAAGCGGCGGTCTTTCTCCGTGATCGCGATGTCGTTGATCGAGGCTTCGCGCCGACGCATCAGGCCGTGCTCGGCGAACTCCCACTGCTCGTTGCCGTAGGAGCGAAACCAGTTGCCGTCGGCATCGTGCCACTCGTACTGGAAGCGCACCGCGATGCGGTTGCCGTCGAACGCCCAGAGATCCTTGATCAGGCGATAGTCGAGCTCCTTCTCCCATTTGCGGGTGAGGAAGGCCACGATCGCCTCGCGGCCCTGAAGCACTTCGGAGCGGTTGCGCCAGCGGCTGTCCTCGGTATAGGCGAGCGCGACGCGGACGGGGTCGCGTGAGTTCCAGGCATCCTCCGCCATGCGCGCCTTCTGCGCGGCGGTCTCGCGGGTGAAGGGTGGAAGCGGCGGGCGTGACATCGGCGATCCCTCGCGGTTGTGGTCACGCGCAAATCTATCGGCGCGCCGTGGAGAGTCGATGGGGCGTTTCCTATCGCCCGATAGCTAGGCCATATCGGCCTTCATCAACGCGCGAATCGTCTTCGGAATCGGCTGCGCGCGGCCGCCGCTGACGAACGCGACGCGGACCTCGGCCTTCACAAGCACGTCATCGCCGCGCCTGACCTCCTGCGCCAGCGTGATGGACGCGCCCTTCACCGCGATCGGCCAGGTGACGACGTCGAGGACATCGTCCATCCGCGCGGGTTTAAGGAAGTCGAGCGTCATCGAGCGCACGACGAAGGCAAACCCACCGGTCTCCTCCTGCGCCTCCTCGAACAGCGCCTGCTGCTCGGCGCCCATCAGGCGGAGATGGTTGGTGCGCCCGCGCTCCATGAAGCGCAGATAGTTGGCGTGATAGACGATGCCGGAAAAATCGGTGTCCTCGTAATAGACGCGGACCTGCATGTGGTGGCGACCGTCGCGGATCTGGCCGTCGAGAATGGGTGAGGTCAATTGCGGCCCCCGATTGCGCTACGTTTCGCTCGTTGTGCGCAAAATAGCACGCCGGCGCAAGCGTGGTCAGGAGACCAGCGGCCCCTTTGCACCGAGCGTCACCTGCACGATCTCAGGGGGAACGCCGAGGCGGAACGGCATGATGCTGCAGCCGAGGCCGCCGGAGACGATGACGTCGGTCTTCAGCTTGAGGTGGCCATAGGCGAGCCGCATGCCGTGCTTCACGGGCACCGCGGGCGACCAGCCGAGCAGCCGAACCTGGCCGCCATGGGTGTGGCCGGACAGTTGCAGCGCGACGCGCGAGGGTACGCGGAGCGCGATGTCGGGCTCGTGTGCGAGCAGGATCACCGGCGCATCGTCGGTGACCTTGGCGAGCGTGGCACCGAGATCGTCGACACCGATATGCGCGATGCGGCGAAAGCGCCGCGCCGGCAGATAGGCGAGCTGATCGCCGAGGCCGGCGAGCCAGAACGGACGGCCGTCCTTGGTCAGCCGCACCACATCGTTCTCGTAGACGGGAATGCCCACCCGCTCCAGCGCCCGACGGGCAACCGGGATGCCCTGTCCCTTGCGCTGCAGGGTCTTGTCTTCCCAATAATCGTGATTGCCGAGGATGGCGTGCACGCCGAGCGGCGCCTTCAGGCCGCCGAGCACCGCGGCCCATTCGGACGCCGGAATGAAGCGGGTGACATGACGAAGCCCCGCGACATAGTCGCCGAGCATGACGACGATATCGGCATTCAACGCGTTGGTGCGGTCGACGATGTCAGCGATGCGATCGAGCGACATCCAGGGATCGCAGGCGTGAATGTCGGCGAGCGCTGCGATCTTCAGCGGAAAATCCGTCGGCCATCGCCGCGGCGACAAATCGTAGCGCGTGAGCGTGAGCCGAACGACCGGCTCGCTGACGCCATAGGCCGCGGTCGAGGCGCTGGCGGCGGTCAATCCGCCAACGGAGCGGAGGAAGTGACGACGTGAAATCATGGGTGTGCGATCAATGATACCTGGTCGACCATAGGCCCGTTGATTGAAGCGAAATTGGGCCGCGTTTGTGCAGAGAACCTGCAGACACGCCGCAAGGTTACCCTTTAGGGTTACCGGCAGCGCCGTGCGCTGCATCAACACGTCTTTTCACGTCTTCGAGAGCGCAACCGCGGCCACCGTGGCAGCACGACCAGATCATACTGGCGGCGAACTACAGCTACAGGTGATCCGGGCGTATGGATCAGTCTTCGTCACCATTGCCGCCGAACAGGCCGAACTGCGCGGGATCGCGGTTGGGTTCGGCAAGGCCGAGATGACGGAAGGCGTGCGAGGTCAACAGACGGCCGCGCGGCGTGCGCTGCAGATACCCGCACTGGATCAGATAGGGCTCGATGATGTCCTCGATCGCGTCGCGCGGCTCCGACAATGCCGCCGCCATGGTCTCGACGCCGACCGGGCCGCCGCCATAGTTCAAAGCGATCGTTGTGAGATAACGGCGGTCCATCGCATCGAGGCCGGCGCTGTCGACCTCGAGCGCACTCAGCGCGCGATCGGCGATGCCGCGGTCGACGGAGTCGGCATCCGCTGCCGAGGCAAAATCCCTGACCCGGCGCAGCAGGCGGCCGGCGATGCGCGGCGTGCCGCGGGCGCGGCGCGCGATCTCGTTGGCGCCGTCGGGGCTCATGCCGATGTTGAGCACGCGGGCGCCGCGGGTGACGATCTTCTCCAGCTCCTCCTCGGTGTAGAAGTTCAGCCGGATCGGAATGCCGAAACGGTCGCGCAACGGATTGGTGAGCAGGCCTGCGCGCGTCGTCGCGCCGACCAGCGTGAACTTTGAAAGCTCGATCTTCACCGAGCGCGCCGCGGGTCCCTCGCCGATGATGAGGTCGAGCTGGAAATCTTCCATCGCCGGATAGAGCACTTCTTCCACCGCTGGGCTCAGGCGATGGATCTCGTCGATGAACAGCACGTCGCGCTCTTCGAGATTGGTGAGCAGCGCGGCGAGATCGCCGGCCTTGGCGATGACGGGGCCCGACGTGGCCCGAAAGCCGACGCCGAGCTCGCGGGCGACGATCTGCGCCAGCGTGGTCTTGCCGAGGCCCGGAGGCCCGACGAACAGCACGTGATCCAGCGCCTCGCCGCGCTTCTTCGCCGCCTCGATGAAGATCGAGAGATTCTTGCGCGCCTGCGCCTGGCCGACGAACTCCGTCAGCGACTGCGGGCGCAGCGCGGTGTCGCCGACGTCATCGGAGCGGCGTTCGGGCGTGACGATGCGGGAGGGCGTGTTCATTGGCACAACGTGGCACTGCGCACATGCGGCATAGGCGGTGGCTGGGCTCCCCTCCCCCTTGTGGGGTCGAGACGAGCCAAGCTCGCTCTTAGGGGTTGGGGAAGGGGGGCCACACGAAGACCGCCTCCGTGGCTACCCCTCTCCCCCACCCTCCCCCACAAGGGGGGAGGGAGCGCAGCGGAGCACGCGGACCAAGTGGCGCACAATCTCGGAAACGTGTTCACTTCGACAATTCCTTCAGGCCCAGCCGGATCAGTTGCGCGGTTTCGGCCTTCTCACCGGCGCTGCGCGAGGCGGCGGCGATCGCGGCGGCGGCCTGCGGCTGGCCGTAGCCGAGATTGACCAGCGCGGAGATCGCGTCCGTGACGGGCCGCGGCGCGCGGTTGTTGTCGATCGCGCCCGAAAGCTGCACCACGGCCGGATCGACATCGGCAAAGCCGGGCGCCTTGTCCTTCAATTCGCTGACGATGCGCTCGGCGACCTTCGGCCCGACCCCCGGCGTGCGGGCGACCGCCGCCTTGTCGCGCAGCGCGATGGCATTTGCGAGGTCGGTCGGCGGCAGCGTGCCGAGCACCGCGAGCGCGACCTTGGCGCCGACGCCCTGCACGGTCTGCAGCAGGCGAAACCACTCGCGCTCATGATCGCTGCGGAAGCCGAACAGCTTGATCTGGTCCTCGCGGACATAGGTCTCGATCGACAGCACCGCAGCCGCGCCCGGCGACGGCAGCGCCTGCAGCGTGCGGCTGGCGCAGTGCACCTGGTAACCAACGCCGCCGACATCGAGAATCACATAGTCCTCGCCATAGGAATCGATCAGGCCCTTGAGCTTGCCGATCATCGTGCCACCTCGGACTTGGCGCTCGCGTCGCGTTCGTTCGCTTTGGCGTTGGCTTTGGTGAGGCAAGCACCGGCGGAAGGGTTCCCTCCCCCCTTGCGGGGTCCGAGGCGCGCGAAGCTCGCTCTCGAGGTTAGGGAGAGGGGTACCACTTGCTCCGCCTTATGAGGCAGAGCACGGACGGCGCTCACATCGTGATCGATTCCCGTGCGAATTTCGTTGATAGGTCGCCGTCGCATCTCATGCGTCGGAGCCTGCGGCTTACCCCTCTCCCCAACTCTCCCCCGCAAGGGGGGAGGGAGCCCGACAAGCGTGCTCTCCTCACGTCGCGCGAAGTCGAAGTCCCCCCTCATAGGCTTGCCACCTTCAGCCGCAGCGCGGCGCTCTGGCGGTGATGCGCGTGCGTGATCGCGATCGCCAGCGCATCGGCCGCGTCGGCGGATGGCGGCTCGGCTTTCGGTAGCAGGATCTTCAACATCACCTGGATCTGGTTCTTCTCGGCATGTCCGGCGCCGACCACCGTCTTCTTGACCTGGTTCGGCGCGTATTCCGCGACAGAGATGCCGAACATTGCAGGCGCCAGCATGGCAACGCCGCGCGCTTGCCCGAGCTTGAGCGTGGCGACGCCGTCCTTGTTGACGAAGGTCTGTTCCACCGCCGCCTCAGCCGGCCTGTAGTCGCCGAGCACGGCGGCAAGCCCCTCATGGATCGCGAGCAGGCGGCTCGCGAGCGGCAGGCTATCGGGCGTTTCGACCGAGCCGCAGGCGATGTAGACCAGCCGGTTGCCCTCGGTCTCGATCACGCCCCAGCCGGTGCGGCGGAGGCCCGGATCGATACCGATGATGCGGACGGGGGAGCGAATCGGCTGCGATGTCATGGGGGAGTGATACCGCCTGTGCACCGAGAACGAAACACAAACGGAGCGTCATCCCCTGCCCCGCTTGTCATGCCCTGCTCGTCATCCCCGCGAAAAGCGGGGATCCAGTATGCGCGGCAGGGCTCTGGAATACTGGGTCGCCCAGTCAAGCCGGGCGATGACAGCAATGCAAGCGGCGTCAGCCGCCCATCTTCGCCATGAGCGCGTCGGACACTTCGAAATTGGCGAACACGTTCTGCACGTCGTCGTGCTCGTTGAGCATGTCCATCAGCTTCAACAGCTTTTCGCCGGTCTCATCGTCGACCGAGACGGTGTTCTGCGGCTTCCAGGTCAGCGCGGCCTTGCGCGGTTCGCCGAACTTCGCCTCCAGCGCCTTGGCGACCTCGCGGAATGTATCCTGCGAGGCGTAGACCTCGTGGCCGCCCTCGCTGGAGACCACGTCGTCGGCGCCGGCCTCGATGGCCGCATCCAGCATGGCGTCGTCGGAGGCGACGCTCTTGTCGTATTCGATGATGCCGGTGCGGTCGAACATGAAGGCGACCGAGCCGGTTTCGCCGAGATTGCCGCCGGACTTGGTGAAGAAGGAGCGGATGTCGGAGGCGGCGCGGTTGCGGTTGTCGGTCAGTGCCTCGACGATCACGGCGACGCCGCCGGGACCATAACCCTCGTAGCGGATCTCTTCGTAGTTTTCGCCGTCGCTGCCGGACGCCTTCTTGATGGCGCGCTCGATATTGTCCTTGGGCATGTTCTCGGCGCGCGCCGCGACCACGGCGGCGCGCAGACGCGGATTCATCGCCGGATCCGGGGTGCCCAGCTTGGCCGCCACGGTGATTTCGCGGGCCAGCTTGCCGAAAAGCTTCGACCGCTGGGCATCCTGCCGGCCCTTGCGGTGCATGATGTTCTTGAATTGGGAATGGCCGGCCATGCGAGGTCTCTTGGAAGCGTCAGGTCAAAGGGGGTGGAAAGCGCGGCCTTATAGGCCTCCCTCCGGCCAAAATCAAAGATCGGCGGGGCGTTCCGTCACAGATACTACCGCAGGCCGGAATATGAGGCACCTGTTAACCATGACTTCATGACCGGATGAGAGGATCGGCCGTCCCACCCTTATTCCCAAGAGTCCCCCATGGCGTTCGGTTTGTTTCGAAGGCGAGGGCCGGAGCCGGTTGCACCTGCCGTCAAATCAGAGGTTCCGGCCGCGAGTGTCGCGCCCGAAGCCCTCACCTCGACCGAGAGCGATTCGGCCAGGGAAATCCTGGAACTATTGGAACTCGAGCTCGGCGGCATGATCCGTCAGCTCGAGCGCGCCGCAGGCTCGGTAGCCGCGGGTGCAGAAGCCACGGCCGCGACGCTTGCGACCATCCGGGCGCGCACCGACGCGCTGACCGGCCGCACCAGCGCCGCGCAGAGCACCGCGACGACATTCTCGGAAGCCGCCGACAGGTTCACCCATTCCGCCGACGGCATCGGCCAGCAGGTGCGCAACGCCAGCAAACTCGCCGACGACGCCGCAGCCGCGGCGCGCGAAGCCACCGCCAATGTCGACCGCCTGCGCGAATCCTCGGCCGCGATCGGCAACGTTGTCAATCTGATCGCGCAGATCGCGCGCCAGACCACGCTGCTTGCGCTCAACTCGACGATCGAGGCGGCGCGCGCCGGCGCCGCAGGCAAGGGCTTTGCGGTGGTCGCAACCGAGGTCAAGGCGCTCGCGGTGCAGACCCAGAGCGCGACCGAGGAGATCACCAAGAAGATCGAGGCGCTGCAGAAGGACGCCACTGGATCCGCGGACGCCGTGCACCGCATCTCGCAGGCGATCGAAGCGATCCGCCCGGTCTTCGAGCACGTCAACGGCGCAGTCGTCGAGCAGAACCAGATCACCGGCGAGATCGGCCAGAACGCCGCCTCCGCGTCTCACTTCATCGTCTCGGTCGGAACCAGCGCCGGCGAGATCGACAGCGCAACGCAGGAAGCCGCAGCGCATGGCGACAACGTCGCCAGGGCCGGCA
The DNA window shown above is from Bradyrhizobium sp. ISRA464 and carries:
- the ruvA gene encoding Holliday junction branch migration protein RuvA, yielding MIGKLKGLIDSYGEDYVILDVGGVGYQVHCASRTLQALPSPGAAAVLSIETYVREDQIKLFGFRSDHEREWFRLLQTVQGVGAKVALAVLGTLPPTDLANAIALRDKAAVARTPGVGPKVAERIVSELKDKAPGFADVDPAVVQLSGAIDNNRAPRPVTDAISALVNLGYGQPQAAAAIAAASRSAGEKAETAQLIRLGLKELSK
- a CDS encoding glutathione binding-like protein, with product MDLYFSPLACSMATRVALYEADQPANYLEVDPKTKQVRNDGSDFNKVNPLGLVPALRTDDGVVLTENAAILQYVADRFPQAGIGTTSNAERSRLHQWLCFIGTELHKGLFLPLLDKKAPPEAKAYALEKYTSRLDYLEDHLKGRDYLLDHFSVADAYLVTVINWTMATPPIELAKWPALKAYYERLRTRPSVAKAIAEEFELYKAEIARHKAAA
- the ybgC gene encoding tol-pal system-associated acyl-CoA thioesterase — its product is MTSPILDGQIRDGRHHMQVRVYYEDTDFSGIVYHANYLRFMERGRTNHLRLMGAEQQALFEEAQEETGGFAFVVRSMTLDFLKPARMDDVLDVVTWPIAVKGASITLAQEVRRGDDVLVKAEVRVAFVSGGRAQPIPKTIRALMKADMA
- a CDS encoding glyoxylate/hydroxypyruvate reductase A; amino-acid sequence: MRKGALALLVNGGTENWSPARWKARFDAVCPDRRVVLLPDPALDPAEVHYAAVWKPKPGELAAFGNLRVIFNLGAGVDALMADRSLPDVPLVRVAVGDLTDRMTEYVVLHVLMHHRQELYLRESQRLKRWAPKYQWAAGALTVGIMGLGTLGAASAHALRALGFRVVGWSRSEKRIEGITCFHGPDGLDALLRQTNILVCLLPLTPETRHILNREVFAKLNRDSPLGAPVIINAGRGGLQNEADILRALDDGTLGAASLDVYETEPLPEASPFWSHPKVVLTPHNAADTDADEISKYVAQQIARFEAGGELENLVDRKRGY
- a CDS encoding nuclear transport factor 2 family protein; this encodes MSRPPLPPFTRETAAQKARMAEDAWNSRDPVRVALAYTEDSRWRNRSEVLQGREAIVAFLTRKWEKELDYRLIKDLWAFDGNRIAVRFQYEWHDADGNWFRSYGNEQWEFAEHGLMRRREASINDIAITEKDRRFHWPAPGPRPADVPGLGQEPF
- a CDS encoding metallophosphoesterase, producing the protein MISRRHFLRSVGGLTAASASTAAYGVSEPVVRLTLTRYDLSPRRWPTDFPLKIAALADIHACDPWMSLDRIADIVDRTNALNADIVVMLGDYVAGLRHVTRFIPASEWAAVLGGLKAPLGVHAILGNHDYWEDKTLQRKGQGIPVARRALERVGIPVYENDVVRLTKDGRPFWLAGLGDQLAYLPARRFRRIAHIGVDDLGATLAKVTDDAPVILLAHEPDIALRVPSRVALQLSGHTHGGQVRLLGWSPAVPVKHGMRLAYGHLKLKTDVIVSGGLGCSIMPFRLGVPPEIVQVTLGAKGPLVS
- a CDS encoding RNA polymerase sigma factor, yielding MTDTAWIDAALTSARPQAVGALLRYFRNLDTAEEAFQNACLRALKSWPQNGPPRDPAAWLIMVGRNVVIDDIRRNRKQEPLPEDDQTISDLDDAEDEIAERLDGSHYRDDILRLLFICCHKDLPATQQIALALRIVSGLTVKQIARAFLVSEAAMEQRITRAKARVADAKVPFETPGAVERSERLAAVAAMIYLIFNEGYSAGGDTADIRSPLCEEAIRLARLLLRLFQSEPEIMGLTALLLLQHARAAARFDADGQVILLDDQDRSLWNQELIAEGLALIDKAMRHRRSGPYQVQAAIAALHARAGTPEDTDWTQIDLLYGALEVMQPSPVVTLNRAVAVSKVKGAEAALEMIEPLAPRLSNYFHYFGVRGAFLMQLGRNGEARVAFDRAIALANTTAEAAHIRMHIDRLMRDSQPRSAEAK
- a CDS encoding TetR/AcrR family transcriptional regulator, yielding MVQKNRKPPSAAKIDAPIAPKRRGRPRAYVPDVALGKALDLFRRDGFAATSLDDLSAATGMNRPSLYSAFGDKRELYIKSYQRYRDDARAAMVDIFRAEAPLRERLARIYAIALDIYTEGESPRGCFTVMTAASEAVADPDIRAMVLEGFTELDKAFSICFRFAKERGELPDTADAAALAHLASATIHTIAIRARARVPRKELEAIVQGAIDVMCGAK
- the ruvB gene encoding Holliday junction branch migration DNA helicase RuvB gives rise to the protein MNTPSRIVTPERRSDDVGDTALRPQSLTEFVGQAQARKNLSIFIEAAKKRGEALDHVLFVGPPGLGKTTLAQIVARELGVGFRATSGPVIAKAGDLAALLTNLEERDVLFIDEIHRLSPAVEEVLYPAMEDFQLDLIIGEGPAARSVKIELSKFTLVGATTRAGLLTNPLRDRFGIPIRLNFYTEEELEKIVTRGARVLNIGMSPDGANEIARRARGTPRIAGRLLRRVRDFASAADADSVDRGIADRALSALEVDSAGLDAMDRRYLTTIALNYGGGPVGVETMAAALSEPRDAIEDIIEPYLIQCGYLQRTPRGRLLTSHAFRHLGLAEPNRDPAQFGLFGGNGDED
- a CDS encoding YciI family protein — translated: MLYAILCYHDEDMVGSWSKEHDAAVMQKLSVVQDKLAKQGRLGPVARLLPTTAATTLRKDDPPLVLDGPFAETKEQLLGFYVVDCKNLDEALDVARDLGAANPGGTYEIRPVGVFKPGSVKS
- a CDS encoding DoxX family protein; translated protein: MSTNAEIEVSKPARITGRIMSGLVIVFLLFDGAIKLVPWPVVTDTMDKMGFGASETLARSLGLITIVCTLLYSVPPTSILGAILLTGYLGGAVASHMRIGSPLFTHTLFGLYLGLVLWGGLYLRDSNLHALLPFRR